From Amphiura filiformis chromosome 20, Afil_fr2py, whole genome shotgun sequence, a single genomic window includes:
- the LOC140142608 gene encoding carbohydrate sulfotransferase 11-like — MATSSVEIETTRGGAKVPSRVLQQQQDLNRDSKVGDWGRTPGYIMAFGACSCSARKLFAGALCLYLVGFTFMLGFWNESTEEIVDLKNYDFPERRVKYASGRDEAQESFNVMASYSNNSLQLNQDEDDDADVVDDGHGVKNDAEAEGHGVKNDAEAEEHGVKNDAEADGYEVKNDADEPDEVPIMMTKLQWETLQEHRRSELKQACQKLADKPPLNSDITTVMTKNKRLLWPFIVNDKYKLMYCYISKVGSTHWKMAFLVLQGKYKRVEDVPGSRAHDPSLKKLNSYPTIEEISKRLDNYTIFIFVRNPFARVISGYRSKLLQPNPSYHKSVGRTIVKRYRTNPTDEELKGHDVTFPEFVKYLTDPRTKSLDGHFKPMYQMVLPCSVRFDYIGKLETAEEDAKYILENTHVDHLIHFKQTQRNVSHDQATFDKYFAEVPRDDVKKLYQLYYPDFVLFGYELPEYMKHWVQ; from the exons ATGGCTACTTCATCTGTGGAAATCGAGACTACGCGTGGCGGTGCTAAA GTTCCTTCTCGAGTACTGCAGCAACAGCAGGATTTGAACCGAGATTCAAAAGTTGGCGACTGGGGTCGGACGCCTGGATAcattatggcatttggtgcatgcTCGTGTAGCGCCAGAAAATTATTTGCTGGGGCACTCTGTCTTTATCTTGTTGGTTTCACATTTATGCTCGGCTTTTGGAATGAATCAACAGAAGAAATCGTag actTGAAAAACTACGATTTCCCTGAAAGAAGAGTGAAGTATGCAAGTGGTAGAGATGAGGCGCAAGAATCCTTTAATGTGATGGCATCTTACTCAAACAACTCATTACAACTTAaccaagatgaagatgatgatgcagATGTAGTTGATGATGGGCACGGAGTTAAGAACGACGCAGAGGCTGAAGGACACGGAGTTAAGAACGACGCTGAGGCTGAAGAACACGGAGTTAAGAACGATGCAGAGGCTGATGGATATGAAGTAAAGAACGATGCAGATGAACCTGATGAG gtccCAATAATGATGACCAAATTACAATGGGAAACATTACAGGAACATCGGCGCTCAGAGCTGAAACAGGCATGTCAAAAACTCGCCGACAAGCCGCCGTTAAATAGTGACATCACAACGGTCATGACAAAAAACAAGCGACTTCTGTGGCCCTTCATAGTCAATGACAAATATAAGCTTATGTATTGTTACATATCAAAAGTAGGCTCTACTCATTGGAAAATGGCTTTTTTAGTTTTACAAGGAAAGTATAAAAGAGTAGAAGATGTACCTGGGAGTAGAGCACACGATCCAAGTCTCAAGAAACTCAACTCATATCCAACAATCGAAGAAATCTCAAAACGTCTTGACAATTACACGATTTTTATATTTGTGAGAAATCCATTCGCAAGGGTAATATCAGGATATAGGAGTAAACTTTTGCAACCTAATCCATCCTATCACAAGAGCGTTGGGAGAACTATAGTGAAACGATACAGGACAAATCCAACGGACGAAGAACTAAAGGGCCATGACGTCACTTTTCCAGAATTCGTCAAGTATCTTACAGATCCGAGAACAAAAAGTCTTGATGGTCATTTTAAGCCGATGTATCAGATGGTTTTACCGTGTAGCGTAAGGTTTGACTATATCGGCAAATTGGAAACCGCGGAAGAGGATGCGAAATACATATTGGAAAACACGCATGTAGATCACTTGATTCACTTTAAACAAACGCAAAGAAACGTTAGTCATGATCAAGCAACTTTTGATAAGTATTTTGCTGAAGTACCGCGCGATGACGTGAAGAAGTTATATCAGCTGTATTATCCTGATTTTGTATTATTTGGATATGAACTACCAGAGTATATGAAACACTGGGTGCAATGA